In Halostagnicola larsenii XH-48, the sequence CGTCGTATCCGTTCCCCTCGGGCGATCGCATGGTCAGAACGTCTTCCCTGGAGTGATCCCCAATCGTCCGGGCCGGATCGACGCCGCCGTGAACGACGAGGCCGTCCGCCCAGGAAATCGCCGTCGGAAACGATTCCATGATCCGGCGCTCGCACTCGCCGAAGTTCGGGAGCGATGTTTGCCCGTCTAGCAGTTTCTGTTCGTTGTTCCCGCGAACGGACAGCAACTTCGACGACGCATCGATCCGATCGAGGACGGCTTTACTGTCGGGGCCTTTCCGTACCAGATCGCCGACGAAGACCGCGAGATCGCGATCGCCCAAATCGAGAACCGAAAGCAGCGTCTCGAGATCCTCGAGACAGCCGTGTACGTCCCCGACGATGTAGACATCGTCGTAGTTCTCGAGATCGATCCGTCGGTGATCGAAAGCTACCGCATCGAACGAACGGACAGTTCTGGTCACGTCTTGTCCGATAGTTCAGAAAATCGGTGATAAACCGTTTATATGTGTGTCAGCTATGGCTATATATCATATCGTACGACTGTATAGCACTCACGAGTCCTGATCTGTGTGCCGTCTCGACGTTTCGGGCTGTGAAATGGATAGTTTGTCGTGTGTATAGTCACATGCAAGAACTCCCACCTGCGGAACTCCCACCGAACGTAATACGGGTTCTATTGCGTTCTCCGGTCGATACGTTCCAGTCAGCGACCGGTCGTTTCGAAAGTTCACGCAGCCATGCTATTCGGACTGCGGCGATTGCGGTGTTCGCACGGGAACATACCGTCGCACTCGAGGACCGCGTTCATCGAACCGATTGAGGCGATATCGAAGTCAGACTGATACTCTTTGACGCCTCGTTTTTACGGAGTTACGCGCCGTCTCGAGCGGCCTCGACGACCGCTTCGACTCGCTCTCTCGAGACGGGGTTCGTCGTCTCCTGGTCCTTCTTGAGTGCGGTACCGACGATCACGCCGCCCGCGCCGGCATCGAAACAGTCGCCGATAGTCCTGCTCGTGACGCCGCTCCCGACGAGGACCGGGACGGACTCCTCGAGCGCGCCGAGCGTCTCTGCGACCAGTTCGACGTCCTCGAGTTGCGTTTCGGCTCCGGTTCCGACCCCGGAGACGATGACGCCGTCCGCGAGCCCGCGTTCGGTCGTCTCGAGTGCGACCTGCTCGATCGACGTCTCCCCGACTGGGGTCGCGTGTTTGACGTGAACGTCGGCGAGGATGGCAACGTCGGCGTCGATACGCTCGCGGAGTCGAACGGTTTCGTGGGCCTTCCCTTCGAGAACTCCCTGGTCGGTCGCCGCCGCGCCGACGTGGACGTTGACGCGAACGAACGACGCGCCCGTCGCCGCGGCGATCGACAGCGCGGCTTCGGCGTCGTTTCGGAGCACGTTCACGCCGACTGGGACGTCGACGGCGGCGGTCACTGCGGCGGTCTGGGCGGTCATCTCCGCGATCACGTGCTCGGGAACGTCCTCGGGATAGAACGGCGCGTCGCCGAAGTTCTCGAGGACGATTCCGTCGACGCCGCCCGCCTCGAGCGCCGTCGCGTCCTCGAGCGCTCGGGACCGAATCGAGTCGCGGTCGCCGTCGAATCCTGGCGAACCGGGCAGCGCCGGCAGGTGAACCATTCCGAGTACCGGTCGATCGACGCCGAACTGCTCGAGGAAATCCATAGTGGCTCTGGTGGGTCCGACACTAAAAAGGTCACTCACCGCCAGCAAGGACATCCTCCTCCGGGATGGTTTTTCACCGGCGGCCCGTAGCCGGGACGGATGACCGATCTCTTTAGCTCGCTTTCGCTGAATGGGTATCAGCTGCCGAACCGAATCGCCGTCTCGCCGATGTGTCAGTACTCCTGTGAGCCCGACGGGCAGGCGACCGAGTGGCATCGCGTTCACCTCGGCAGCCGCGCCGTCGGCGGCGCCGGAATCGTCATGACCGAAGCGACGGCCGTCGAGCCCCGGGGTCGAATTACCCCGCACGATCTCGGCATCTGGAGCGACGAGCACGCTGACGCGCTCGCGCCGACGACCGAATTCATCCGCGAACAGGGGGCGATTCCAGCGATTCAACTCGCCCACGCGGGCCACAAGGCAAGCAAGTCCCGGCCATGGGAGGGGAACCGTCCGATCCGCCCCGAAGACGGCGGGTGGGAAGTGCTGTCGCCGTCGCCCGACGCCTATCCCGACTTCAGCGGCGAACTGCCAGCGATGCGGAAAGCCGACTCGAGGGCGCTCGAGGAAGTAACTGAAGCCTACCGCGAGGCCGCAGCGCGCTCGCTCGAGGCGGGATTCGAAATCGCTGAGATCCACGCCGCTCACGGCTATCTGCTCCACGAGTTCCTCTCGCCGGTGACGAACCGCCGCGACGACGAGTACGGCGGGAGCTTCGAGAATCGGACTCGACTTCTTCGCGAGGTCGTTCGGGCGGTCGATACCGTCTGGCCGGACGAGAAGCCGCTGTTCGTCCGGATCTCCGGCACCGATTGGCTCGAGGGGCGGCCGTCGTGGGAACTCGAGGATTCGGTTCGACTCGCGGGCGACCTCGCCGCGCTCGGCGTCGATCTGATCGACGTAAGCTCAGGGGGGATCCACCCTGCACAAGAGGCTCCCGCCGGGCCGAACTTCCAGGTCCCGCTCGCCGAGCGGATCCGATCCGAGCAGGGCGAGGAGGTCGCCGTCGGCGCGGTCGGCGGTATCACCGAACCCGAGCAGGCCGACGCGCTGGTTCGAAACGGGCGGGCTGATCTCGTCCTCGTGGGTCGGGAGTTCCTGCGCGACCCGTACTTCGGCGTGCACGCGGCGACAGAGCTGGGACCCGAAGACGCCGATTCGAAGTGGCCGGTGCAGTACCGACGCGCCGTTTCGGGGCCGACCGAATAGCGACTTTCGAGCGGCGAGTTGCCGGATTTTGCCTACTCGAGGGCGGCTTCGACCGCGTCCATCGCCCGATCGACTTTGTCGACCTCGGCGTTGTACCCCATGTGGCCGAGGCGAAGGATATCGTCGGCGAGGTCGCCGAGGCCAGTCGCCAGGACGATGCCCGATTCGTCCGCAACCCGCTGTTGTACTCGTTTTGCGTCGCCCGGCAGGTGAAACGCCGTCACGGTCGGCGATTGTCGGTCGGGGTCGCTGTAGCACGACAGCCCCAGTTCGGCCCCCCGTTCGCGACAGCGTTCGGCGGCCTCCTCGTGACGCTCGTAGACGCTGTCGAGACCCTCCTCGAGAATCCGGTCGAGCGCCGTCTCGAGGGCGGCCACGTTCGCGCTCAGGTGCGTGTACGGGAATCCATCGGAGACGTCCCGCCAGGGGAGAAAGTTGGTGTACAGCGACGCCGGATCACGCGCCGTCATCCGCTCCCAGGCGCGGTCGCTGATCGCCGCCGTCGTCAGCCCCGGCGGCGCGCTGAAACACTTCTGGGAGGCCCCGAGACAGACGTCGATCCGATCGGTCGGTACCGGCGTGCCGCCGAGCGAGGAGACGGCGTCGACGACGCTCACGACGTCGTACTCCTCGAGTAGGTCGAGGGCGGGTCCGATGTCGTTGAGCGTTCCCGTCGGCGTCTCGCAGTGAACCATCGTCGCGACCGCGAAGGGCTCGCCTGCGGCCTCGGCGTCCTCGAGGGCTTGCTCGATGGCGGCTATATCGTAGGTCTCGTCGTACGGCGCGGAAACGAGCGTCGCGTCGCCGTCGGCGGCGTCGACGAACTCCGCGAAGCCGTCGCCGTAGAGCCCGTTGGAGATACAGAGCACGCGGTCGCCGGGGGCGACCAGGGAGGTGATCGCCGCCTCAAGGCCGAGTATCCCTTCGCCGCCGAGAACGACCACGTCGTTGGTGGTTCCGTAGATTTCCGCGAGTTTTCGACATGTCGCGTCGTACCGCTCTGCGAACGCGGATTCGATGTCCGGGTTCGGTTGTTCGCTCGCCATCGCGTCCCTGACCGCCGGCGGAACTGTCGTCGGGCCCGGGGTAAATCTCATGGTCGTCCATCCGAAGCGCATCCATTAGCCGGTTACGGTCGAATCCGCGTCGTTCCCACTCGTGGTTCCGCGGGGACCGCTCGAGGATGCTGCGAGCCGGATGATCCTGTTCGCCTACTCTCATTTCCTTCCAACCGGACCAGTCCCTGATGGGGGACTAAACACCGGTCCTGCGTCGTCTGGTTCCGAGATTGAAATTATTGTTGTTCGATGTGTGGTTCGGTAAAGCTTATCAATGGTGATTTGGTTATATGAATCGTGATTTCCAGTGAGCGATACCAATACTAACTCCCCGTCGGACGATCCTGCCGATTCGTTCGTTCCGGGGTCCGACGACACCGAACCGCGGATATCGTTTTACGGCGGCCGGGGGATGAGCGCGTTTCCGATCGCGTTTTTCATCGTCTGGGCGATCTTTCAGACCGCACTCTGGCGCGTCTCGAGCGAGGGCGGGCTGATCGTCGGCATCCTGATCGGCCTCATCGTCGGGATGTTCTTCGTCCGCGGCGATTGGGCGTCCTACGCGAACACCATCTTCGAGGGGATGACCCAACCGGTCGCGGTGACCGCCATCGTGGCGTGGATCTGGGCCGGAATGTTCGCCCAACTGCTGCAGGACGGCGGCTTCGTCGGCGGCCTCGTTTGGCTCGCCGACGCCGCCGGGATCGGCGGCGCGTTGTTCCCCGCCGCGACGTTCGTCCTGGCGGCCCTGTTTACGACGGGGATCGGAACGGGCTACGGCGCCGCCGTCGCGTTCGTCACCCTGTTTTTCCCGGCTGGACTGTTGCTCGGCGCGAATCCCGTTCTCATGTTCGGCGCGATCCTTTCGGGCGCGATCTTCGGCGATAACCTCGCACCAGTCAGCGACACGACGATCGTCAGCGCCGTGACGCAGGATTCGGACATCGGTGGCGTCGTCGCCTCCCGATTCAAGTACGTCTTCATCGCCGCTATCGTCGCGTTCGCCGGCTATCTCGTGGCCGGATCGTCGATGGCCGGCCTCGATATCGGCGTGGACGCAACGGCGATACTTGCCGAAGAGAGCGAGACGATCGGGCTCGTGCACGTGATCTCGATGGCCGTCGTCATCGGAACTGCCATCGCGGGTCGTCACATCGTCGAGGCGATCTCCTGGGGGATCGTCACTGCAATAGTTGCAAACCTCAGTCTCGGGCTGATGTCTGTCGGCGAGATCGTGACGTTCAACGCCCCGCCGGACGCGCCGGCGGCTGAACCCCTCTCGGCGCTCCCGTTCCTGACGATCGTGGACGACCCCGATTCGGTCGGCGTCACCGGCAGCTTGTTAGACGGCGCGGCGGGGTTCTTCGAACTCGCGATTCTCGTGTTGTTGATCATCGCGGCGGCCCAGATCATGATCCGCGGCGGCGCGTTCGATGCAATTCTCGAGTGGTCGATCGACACCCTCGCGACGAACGTACGAAACGCCGAACTGACGATGGTCGGCTCCGCGGCGCTGATAAACGCCATCATCACGATCAACACCGCCGCCGAGATCGCGATCGGACCGTACATCTCGAAGATCGGCGAGCGGTTCAACTTAAACGGCTACCGTCGGGCGAATATTCTGGACGGCCAGACCGCCGCATTGGGGTACATCTTCCCGTGGTCTGGCGGGGTGTTGGCCGGCTACTCGGCGATGCAAGAGTTACCTGGATCGTACGACTGGCTCGATGAAGGAATGCTCGTGACGCCGATCGACGTCGTCCCCTTCGTCTTTCAGGGCTGGTTACTCGTGGCGGTATTCGTTATCGCGGCGCTAACCGGGTTCGGTCGCGAGTACGTTACCGACCGCGAGAGTTCGGAGGTGGCACGGCTATGAGCTTTCTCAAAAAGTACCTCAAAGGATGGCAGTTCCGGAGCACGACACCAACGTTCGACGTCGGCGACGAAATCTCCGTGTTCATCGCCGAATCGAACAGCGATGGGAACGGACACGCGTACATCGGAGATACCCACGTGATCGTTGACGACGCCGGCCCGGCAACCGTCGAAAAACGCGTTCGAGTCCGTATCACCGAGTTCGACGAGACAAACACGACCGGCCGCGGCGAGTTCCTCGAGGTCGTC encodes:
- a CDS encoding metallophosphoesterase family protein — translated: MTRTVRSFDAVAFDHRRIDLENYDDVYIVGDVHGCLEDLETLLSVLDLGDRDLAVFVGDLVRKGPDSKAVLDRIDASSKLLSVRGNNEQKLLDGQTSLPNFGECERRIMESFPTAISWADGLVVHGGVDPARTIGDHSREDVLTMRSPEGNGYDGPFWFEEYDGPPRIFFGHTVLNEPFESESAVGLDTGCVYGGSLTAYDIGRDRFVTVESEGYVNRSDDKIVATNRQ
- a CDS encoding BtpA/SgcQ family protein codes for the protein MDFLEQFGVDRPVLGMVHLPALPGSPGFDGDRDSIRSRALEDATALEAGGVDGIVLENFGDAPFYPEDVPEHVIAEMTAQTAAVTAAVDVPVGVNVLRNDAEAALSIAAATGASFVRVNVHVGAAATDQGVLEGKAHETVRLRERIDADVAILADVHVKHATPVGETSIEQVALETTERGLADGVIVSGVGTGAETQLEDVELVAETLGALEESVPVLVGSGVTSRTIGDCFDAGAGGVIVGTALKKDQETTNPVSRERVEAVVEAARDGA
- a CDS encoding NADH:flavin oxidoreductase/NADH oxidase, with protein sequence MTDLFSSLSLNGYQLPNRIAVSPMCQYSCEPDGQATEWHRVHLGSRAVGGAGIVMTEATAVEPRGRITPHDLGIWSDEHADALAPTTEFIREQGAIPAIQLAHAGHKASKSRPWEGNRPIRPEDGGWEVLSPSPDAYPDFSGELPAMRKADSRALEEVTEAYREAAARSLEAGFEIAEIHAAHGYLLHEFLSPVTNRRDDEYGGSFENRTRLLREVVRAVDTVWPDEKPLFVRISGTDWLEGRPSWELEDSVRLAGDLAALGVDLIDVSSGGIHPAQEAPAGPNFQVPLAERIRSEQGEEVAVGAVGGITEPEQADALVRNGRADLVLVGREFLRDPYFGVHAATELGPEDADSKWPVQYRRAVSGPTE
- a CDS encoding pyridoxal-phosphate-dependent aminotransferase family protein is translated as MRFTPGPTTVPPAVRDAMASEQPNPDIESAFAERYDATCRKLAEIYGTTNDVVVLGGEGILGLEAAITSLVAPGDRVLCISNGLYGDGFAEFVDAADGDATLVSAPYDETYDIAAIEQALEDAEAAGEPFAVATMVHCETPTGTLNDIGPALDLLEEYDVVSVVDAVSSLGGTPVPTDRIDVCLGASQKCFSAPPGLTTAAISDRAWERMTARDPASLYTNFLPWRDVSDGFPYTHLSANVAALETALDRILEEGLDSVYERHEEAAERCRERGAELGLSCYSDPDRQSPTVTAFHLPGDAKRVQQRVADESGIVLATGLGDLADDILRLGHMGYNAEVDKVDRAMDAVEAALE
- a CDS encoding Na+/H+ antiporter NhaC family protein, producing the protein MSDTNTNSPSDDPADSFVPGSDDTEPRISFYGGRGMSAFPIAFFIVWAIFQTALWRVSSEGGLIVGILIGLIVGMFFVRGDWASYANTIFEGMTQPVAVTAIVAWIWAGMFAQLLQDGGFVGGLVWLADAAGIGGALFPAATFVLAALFTTGIGTGYGAAVAFVTLFFPAGLLLGANPVLMFGAILSGAIFGDNLAPVSDTTIVSAVTQDSDIGGVVASRFKYVFIAAIVAFAGYLVAGSSMAGLDIGVDATAILAEESETIGLVHVISMAVVIGTAIAGRHIVEAISWGIVTAIVANLSLGLMSVGEIVTFNAPPDAPAAEPLSALPFLTIVDDPDSVGVTGSLLDGAAGFFELAILVLLIIAAAQIMIRGGAFDAILEWSIDTLATNVRNAELTMVGSAALINAIITINTAAEIAIGPYISKIGERFNLNGYRRANILDGQTAALGYIFPWSGGVLAGYSAMQELPGSYDWLDEGMLVTPIDVVPFVFQGWLLVAVFVIAALTGFGREYVTDRESSEVARL
- a CDS encoding DUF7513 family protein, yielding MSFLKKYLKGWQFRSTTPTFDVGDEISVFIAESNSDGNGHAYIGDTHVIVDDAGPATVEKRVRVRITEFDETNTTGRGEFLEVVGESSYTE